From Longimicrobium sp.:
TGACAAAAAACGGATTGTCATCCTGAGAAAGCCGCCCCGCGGACGCCGTCCCGTCCCGCCGGACTCCTGCGGGGAGCGAAGGATCTAGCCGGCGAGGCAAGTGGACGGCGCGACGAGCGGGCCCCTTGATGACGGATACGAGCAGCGATGTACGACCCCAAGTGCTGAAATTTCACCACTTGATCCGCCCCAAACCGGAGGAAACGATGCCCCGAACCACATCATACCTGAGCTGCGGCGCGCTGCTGCTGGCCCTTCTCGCCACGCCCGGCGCCGCGCAGCAGCGCGACGTGCGCGTGAACAACAGCAACTGGACGCACACCTCCGTCGACAACGGCCACCGCCTGGAGATCCGCGCGACGGGGGATGTGGAGCTCAACGACGAGGGCGACTGGGTGGAGTCGCTACCCTCCGGCGGGCGGCTGGTGGTGGAGGAAGAAGGGCGCGGGCCCGGGCGGCGCGCGGAGTTCCGTCCCGAGGGAAGCGGCGTGCGCGTTCTGTACTTCGTCGACGGGCGGGAGCGCGCGATGGACGCCGAGGGGCAGGCGTGGGTCCGCCGCACGCTTGGCCACGCGGCGCGCGAGGGCGGGCTGGGCGCGGAACGGCGGGTACAGCGCATCCGGGCGCGGCGCGGCGTGGGCGGCGTGCTGGAGGAGATCGGGCGCATCCGCAGCGACGTGGGCCGGCGGCAGTACTTCGGCGCCCTCTTCCGCGGCGACCCGATGCGCGACGACGAGTACGCGCGCACCCTGCGCGAGGTCGGCCGCATCCGCTCCGACGTGGAGAAGCGGCTGGTGCTGACCGGGGCGATGGGCGCGGCGCGCGGCGGGCGGCTGGCCTCGCTCCTGGAGGCGACGGGGACGATCGATTCCGACGTGGAGACGCGCCTGGTGCTGAGCCGGGTCGCCGCCGGCCACACGCTGGACGACGCGGCCGCGCGGCAGGCCTTCTTCGCCGCGCTCGACGGGATGGAGTCCGACGTGGAGCGACGGCTCGTCCTCTCGTCGCTCGTCACCCGCGAGACGCCGTCGCGCGCGGTGCTCCTGGGCGCGCTGCGCTCCACGCAGCGGATCGATTCGGACGTGGAGAAGCGGCTCGTGCTGATGCGGGTGCCCGTCGCGCGGCTGGAGGATGACGACGTCTCCCGCGCGTTCATGGACGTCACGCGCACCATCAGGTCCGACGTGGAGCGCTCGATGGTCCTTCGCCACCTGGCCCGGAGCGGCCGATGATCTTCCGTCTCGCCCCTCTCGTCTGCGGGCTGGCGCTGGCGGCGCCCGCCCTCGCGCAGACGCCGGCGGACAGCGCACGCGTGGGGCGCAAGGAGGCGCGTGCGGTGCGCGTCAACGGCGCCTCGCCGGTGCTCGACGGCCGGCTGGATGACGCGGCGTGGGCGCTGGCGCCGGTCCTCAGCGACTTCGTGCAGAAGCAGCCAAAGGAGGGCGCCGAGCCCACGGAGCGCACCGAGGTGAGGTTCGTGTACGACGCGGAGGCGCTCTACGTGGGCGCGCGGATGCACAAGAGCGATCCGCGCTCCATCCAGGCCCCGGTCAGCCGCCGCGACGACGGCAACCAGGCCGAGCACCTGTGGATCTCGCTGGACACGTACCTGGACCGGCGCACCGCGTACAGCTTCGGCGTCACGGCGGCCGGCACGCGCATCGACTGGTACCATCCCACCGACGACGAGAACGACACGGACGCCTCGTTCGATCCCGTGTGGACGGCCCGCGTCGCCCGCGACTCGCTGGGGTGGACGGCGGAGATGCGCATCCCCTTCAGCCAGCTTCGCTTCACCGCGGGGTCGGTGCAGCGCTGGGGGCTGAACCTGGACCGCTGGAACCCGGCCACCAAGGAGGATGTGTTCTGGATCCCCATCCCCAGCCAGGAGCGGGCGTGGGCTTCGCGTTTCGGCGACCTGGTGGGGATCGAGGGGGTGCGCCCCTCGCGCCGCGTGGAGCTGATGCCGTACGTCGCCGCCGGGGGCACCTTCCACGCCGCCCCGGGCGAAGGAAACCCGTTCGATGACGGCAGCAGCCTGGAAGCGCGCGTGGGCGGCGACCTCAAGATGGGGCTCGGGCCGGCGCTGACGCTGGAGGCGACCGTCAACCCCGACTTCGGCCAGGTGGAAGCCGATCCCGCGGAGGTGAACCTGTCCGCGTTCGAGACCTTTTTCGCGGAGCGGCGCCCCTTCTTCATCGAGGGGAGCCAGCTGCTGGCGGGGCGCGGGCCGGAGTACTTCTACTCCCGCCGCATCGGCGCGGCGCCGGCGGGGGACGCGGCGGGCGACTACGTGGACTTCCCCGGCACCAGCACCATCCTTGGCGCGGGGAAGCTGACGGGGCGGCTGCGCGGCGGCACCTCCATCGGCGTGCTGGCGGCGGTCACGGGCCGGGAGCACGCGCGCACCTTCACCACCGAAGGCGGCGAGTTCCAGCGTGTCTCCGTCGCCCCGACCACGGCGTTCGGAGTGGCGCGCGTGCAGCGGCAGTTCGGAAAGGCGCAGTCCACCGCGGGCGTCAGCTTCACCGGCGTCGGGCGCGCGCTGGACTCGGAAAGCCCGCTGGCGGAGCTCCTCCACCGGCAGGCGTTCGCGGGCGGCGCCGACTGGAACCTGCGCTTCAAAGGCGGCGAGTACTCCCTGAACGGCTACCTGGGCTTCAGCCACGTGTCCGGCGACTCCGCGGCACTCCTGGGCACGCAGCTCTCCAGCGCGCGCTACTTCGCCCGGCCGGACGCGGACTACGTGCGCCTGGACCCGCTGCGCACCGCCCTCGCCGGGTGGACGGGCTCGGTGGGCGTGGCGCGCAACAGCGGCCGCCACTGGCTCTGGGACGGCTCGCTGAGCGCCACCTCCCCCGGCTTCGAGGTCAACGACGCCGGCGCGCAGGGCACGGCGGACGACGTCTTCGGCTACGCGCGCGTCCGCTACCGCGAAACCAAGCCGGGCCCGTACCTCC
This genomic window contains:
- a CDS encoding DUF5916 domain-containing protein gives rise to the protein MIFRLAPLVCGLALAAPALAQTPADSARVGRKEARAVRVNGASPVLDGRLDDAAWALAPVLSDFVQKQPKEGAEPTERTEVRFVYDAEALYVGARMHKSDPRSIQAPVSRRDDGNQAEHLWISLDTYLDRRTAYSFGVTAAGTRIDWYHPTDDENDTDASFDPVWTARVARDSLGWTAEMRIPFSQLRFTAGSVQRWGLNLDRWNPATKEDVFWIPIPSQERAWASRFGDLVGIEGVRPSRRVELMPYVAAGGTFHAAPGEGNPFDDGSSLEARVGGDLKMGLGPALTLEATVNPDFGQVEADPAEVNLSAFETFFAERRPFFIEGSQLLAGRGPEYFYSRRIGAAPAGDAAGDYVDFPGTSTILGAGKLTGRLRGGTSIGVLAAVTGREHARTFTTEGGEFQRVSVAPTTAFGVARVQRQFGKAQSTAGVSFTGVGRALDSESPLAELLHRQAFAGGADWNLRFKGGEYSLNGYLGFSHVSGDSAALLGTQLSSARYFARPDADYVRLDPLRTALAGWTGSVGVARNSGRHWLWDGSLSATSPGFEVNDAGAQGTADDVFGYARVRYRETKPGPYLRGYSISLSTENLWNFGGVRNFTALRTDTRLTFKNYWETLLTGWVDLRSQSDDLTRGGPLMGTGQAWVTIVDVYNSSASRTGLRGRIYYGESELGERTYRLLSTYSMRPSPRWRFSMTPNYLRTTNPRQYITTRTGGGDATYGRRYVFSTIDRSTFTTQLRLTYSFTPDLSLEGYAEPFAASGSYRNFGELPTPRSRELRRYGTDGTRVDTLEDGTLRVTEGTSTFTIAPRDFNVRSFRSNAVLRWEWRPGSTLFAVWQQDRFAREREGSIVGPSDLLETLNTAGDNILALKVTYWLPVR